Part of the Phycisphaerae bacterium genome is shown below.
TATCGTATGTTTTTGCACCTTTCGGAAGGTCTTCTTCGCCTTTGTAGATCAAACCCTGCCCACCATCGGCAATCGATCCTAACTTTGGATAGTGATTTATGCAGTAATCCCATATCTCGCCTAACTCAATCACTTTTAATGTATATGTAGGATTTTTCATGAATTGAGTTTGGGGAATAATCTGATCTTGAGCTTCATACTTTTCGCAAAATTGTTTTAATCGATCTTTAAAAACACGTCTGTAAAGAATATCGTTCTTATTAATACTAACTGTTTTTGTAGTGAGGTACAACTTTCGCCCACATATTACAACAGCTTCGTGATTTGCATAGCTGAAAACACCTTTTGGTAAATTACATATCTGCTGAATTTCAAAGTCATTTACTATCATTTTCCGTAGGTTAGTTATATTTTGCTTATCCAAAAATCCTCTTGGAAGAATAATTCCAAAAACCGAACCTTCTTGCATATAAGGCAGGGTTCGCCATAACATTTCCGCTGCTTTGTTAAAAGAATTAAGTTTTTGGTCTGCTTTTCTGCAAGTAAGCTGTTCCTCCGGCGTAAAATCCTCAAAAGGCGGATTGCATAATAAGATCATCGCCTTTTCAGCTTTCTTCCTTAGTATGTCGCTCTTAAAAATGTCACTTTGTACAATATCCCATCCATTCGGATTAGGTACATCTGCCATAGTTAAGGATAATCGTGCAATCTCCAGTGCAAAAGAATCAGTCTCTACCCCAATCAATTGCTTTTTTGCATAATCGTGGAATGCTTTCTCGTCACCCTTAAAAAGTTCCCGCAGCAGTCGCATCGCTCCGGTAAGAAATGGTGCATGACCGCATGTAGGCTCGAGCACGACTCGTTTTTCTTGTGGAATCTGCTCAATCCACGGCCAGAGTTGCCATACAATATAATCAACCAGATATGAGGGTGTCGCATGAATACCAAGAGCCGATCTTAGCTTCTTATCAACAAGTACATTTTCATACATATACGCAAAAGCTTCGGTCGTCAGATTATTCAAGTCGGCAAATTGTTTGATTTGCTCTGCAGCTTCTTCAAGAGATTGAGCTTGTTGTTTAGTTCGAACATTTACAGGCTCTTGAGCTCGGTAATGATTTTCGACTGCCTTAAGCACACTTTCTACGTCACCCAGGTTTAACCCTAAAAATCCTCTCACTCTCTTATCCTTGAGAATCTTAGCACAAAGAAGCCAAAACGCCGCTCTGAATATCCATCGTTGATTTTGGGGCTGTTCCAATTGTTTATCTCCAAAACCATTACGAAGTTGACCGATGACTCTTTTCATCAATCCACCAAGACGCTCTCCCATTTCGTGCTCCAACAAAGGCATCAATCCAATGTCAACAAAGCTCAGTTGTTGACTTATATCGACACGCCCAAGATTTTTGGCACGCCAAATTCTGTCAGGTAAAAAGTCTTTTTTGTGCGAAGAAAAAAAAGAATTAATATTATTTTTTGAAATCGTTTCTTTAAGTTTTGCCCCACTTGTTCCAATATTCCACCATTGAAGCATTCCATTGCAACAGACAAATATAACAGGTGCTCCAAATCCACGGTATTGGTTCACATATTTTTCAGTTGTTCCAAGCAACTCATTACATTGAACTACAGAAACACATGACGTACGAGAATCATATACAGGTTTGGCAAATCCCGCTAATGCAATAGTTTGTTTGCCGGTGTTATCCTCATAGACATAATCTGGCCGCAACAGGTCATTTGAATACCCGCACCGCTTCAAATTCGTTTGAACCTGCGAAATTAAGCTATTTTGTGCTACCAAAAAAACCTTCCCATTGGCACAAATCTTATATTTATACTCTATTACATATCGGCATAGCTATGCCCAATTCCTTGATTTTCTTCTTCCAGCACGTTTTAAATTCCAATCTGGGGGCACATACTTACTTCCATTATAATGAAGTAGTATATCGTTAAAGTGGAAAGAAAAGCAAGTTTTTTCACAGTCAAATAACTCAGTGAAATCCGTGATTAAATACTATGGGAAATTTAATGCCGCGTATTCGCCGGGCTTTGATTACCACCTCATTTACATTCGGGGCTCTGTTAACCGAAATTCAAAGCTGCGAACTCACCACGATACAATATAGCGGCTTTGTCGTACGCACGGGCGGCTTCTATCTCATCGTCGAAATAGCCGAGGTGAATTTTTTTGCCGTTATGGGTGATAATAGCGCGAAATTTTTTGTGATACTCACACCACTTGACGCCTATATATGCCGAGGTGCTGTTATTTTTTTTACTTATTTTCCGGTTATGGCAGTTCTGGGCGGGAGTTGCAAATCTTAAGTTCGCCTTTCGGTTGTCCAGGCCGTTACGGTTCTTATGGTCAACAAAAAGGCCGGGAGGAGGAGACATAATATGACGATGCATAGGCCTACCTTTACTTTTGCCGTGGGAATATATTACACGATGGGCATAAAAAGTATTGCCGCCACTTTTGGCGTGCCATTTGTATCGATTAAGCTCGTCAAAATCTTCAGGGTCAACAATAGCGTACTTACCCTGCGTGAGAAGGATTCTTCTGAACGTATAGCCATAGCGGATTTTTCTGTATAGAAGAGCAAGACAAACAGAAAACCATTCTTTAAGCACAGGAACTTTGATATGAGGGTCAAGATAAATTGGAATGTCTCCTACTGAAATGAAAATTTAATATAAACTCGAAGCTCGAATTACGAAATTCGAAACAAATCCAAAACACAAATTTTCAAAGGCTTAAAACCGTTTTGAACTTTCGGTAATTGAATTTTTGAATTTGTTTAGTGCTTAGGATTTAGAATTTCGGATTTCCATAGTTAGGCATCCGATTTTGTTAGTTTTAAGCCTAACTATTGGTGTATTATACCATATATTTAACAAAAATCAAGCAAAAAATGCGATTTTTATCAAAAAAAGTGTGTTTTTGTGTTATTCGACTCTGATTGATTTAATTAGAACGGTTTCGGCAGGTACATCGCCGGGACGGGTCTGCACAGCCGCTATCGCATCGACAACATCCATACCTTCGACAACTTTGCCGAAGACGGCATAGCCTTCGTCACGAACGCCGTAATTGAGGAATTCATTATCGCCGTGGTTGATGAAGAATTGCGATGTTGCGCTGTCGGGGTCCGGTGTGCGGGCCATAGCGATTGTGCCGCGGTCGTTTTTCAGGCCATTTTTCGCTTCGTTGACAATCGACGGCTTGACAGATTTTTGGCGCAAATCCGCAGTCATTCCGCCGCCCTGAACCATAAAGCCCTTTATAACACGATGAAAAATCGTGCC
Proteins encoded:
- a CDS encoding AP2 domain-containing protein; the encoded protein is MHRHIMSPPPGLFVDHKNRNGLDNRKANLRFATPAQNCHNRKISKKNNSTSAYIGVKWCEYHKKFRAIITHNGKKIHLGYFDDEIEAARAYDKAAILYRGEFAALNFG
- a CDS encoding N-6 DNA methylase; the protein is MVAQNSLISQVQTNLKRCGYSNDLLRPDYVYEDNTGKQTIALAGFAKPVYDSRTSCVSVVQCNELLGTTEKYVNQYRGFGAPVIFVCCNGMLQWWNIGTSGAKLKETISKNNINSFFSSHKKDFLPDRIWRAKNLGRVDISQQLSFVDIGLMPLLEHEMGERLGGLMKRVIGQLRNGFGDKQLEQPQNQRWIFRAAFWLLCAKILKDKRVRGFLGLNLGDVESVLKAVENHYRAQEPVNVRTKQQAQSLEEAAEQIKQFADLNNLTTEAFAYMYENVLVDKKLRSALGIHATPSYLVDYIVWQLWPWIEQIPQEKRVVLEPTCGHAPFLTGAMRLLRELFKGDEKAFHDYAKKQLIGVETDSFALEIARLSLTMADVPNPNGWDIVQSDIFKSDILRKKAEKAMILLCNPPFEDFTPEEQLTCRKADQKLNSFNKAAEMLWRTLPYMQEGSVFGIILPRGFLDKQNITNLRKMIVNDFEIQQICNLPKGVFSYANHEAVVICGRKLYLTTKTVSINKNDILYRRVFKDRLKQFCEKYEAQDQIIPQTQFMKNPTYTLKVIELGEIWDYCINHYPKLGSIADGGQGLIYKGEEDLPKGAKTYDKKKFTGAVRGYALFNDDIKLHGLPDKYWMNLSKNVIRRPLWGTETGKAQILINYAPVSEGPWRLKILIDSKGYPINGRFLIFRLKNTNWSLNALWAILNGPLANAFIFTHTTDRDIAKGIASKIPIPSCSESDIERLNELVEKYFGLMTKLDSGFTSDILDKAKQLFLLIDAEVLRLYDLPPKMEKRILNLFQSKPRKGVDFDFKGYYPEGFESAVPLHEYLSEEYQRSTITFADEWVRKHQSPEINKVLCAATEAFEEKAKDA
- a CDS encoding peptidylprolyl isomerase; the protein is MAKKILYSFVIVSVLAAISLQSGCDKQTAKSTKPVQKDEKIMTTQDKAVTKVRIETSKGDIIVELNEQKAPVTCKNFLSYVEDKFYDGTIFHRVIKGFMVQGGGMTADLRQKSVKPSIVNEAKNGLKNDRGTIAMARTPDPDSATSQFFINHGDNEFLNYGVRDEGYAVFGKVVEGMDVVDAIAAVQTRPGDVPAETVLIKSIRVE